In a single window of the Streptomyces brevispora genome:
- a CDS encoding lamin tail domain-containing protein, whose product MSRSARRITATVLASGALLAAAALPATADGRDHGRDRDRDHGHSRDDGRDHSRDHGRDQGHGRDDGRDQGHGRDDGRDHGRDHGRDHGRDHGHSKPAQRSAVVLGKIQYDSPGRANGSNRSLNGEWVTVTNTGRSPVNLRGWTLSDESRRVYRFDLRLAGRSSVRVHTGVGRDNSRDVYQDLRHYVWDESDTATLRDAHGHKVDSKSWGRHHHGGRR is encoded by the coding sequence ATGTCCCGTTCCGCACGGCGGATCACCGCCACCGTTCTCGCTTCCGGCGCGCTTCTGGCCGCTGCCGCTCTTCCGGCGACCGCAGACGGTCGCGACCACGGCCGCGATCGTGACCGCGACCACGGCCACAGCCGCGACGATGGCCGCGACCACAGCCGCGATCATGGCCGTGACCAGGGCCACGGCCGCGACGATGGCCGTGACCAGGGCCACGGCCGCGACGATGGCCGCGATCACGGCCGCGATCATGGCCGCGACCACGGCCGCGACCACGGGCACAGCAAGCCGGCCCAGCGCTCGGCCGTCGTCCTGGGCAAGATCCAGTACGACAGCCCCGGCCGCGCCAACGGCTCGAACCGGAGCCTGAACGGTGAATGGGTCACGGTCACCAACACCGGCCGCAGCCCGGTCAACCTGCGTGGCTGGACGCTCAGTGACGAGAGCCGCCGCGTCTACCGCTTCGACCTGCGTCTGGCCGGCCGCTCCTCGGTGCGCGTGCACACCGGTGTCGGCCGTGACAACAGCCGCGATGTCTACCAGGACCTCCGCCACTACGTCTGGGACGAGAGCGACACGGCAACCCTCAGGGACGCGCACGGTCACAAGGTCGACTCGAAGTCCTGGGGCCGCCACCACCACGGCGGCCGCCGCTGA
- a CDS encoding SpoIIE family protein phosphatase — protein MTAALLDALFNQSAVGLHVLDTELRVERVNPLPDMVGAEQIVGLHFTEAYRLDDPDEAERVLRKVLESGVPVLNRVIRGRLMSAPGPHRSLMVTLHRLDDPEGRPLGLLAAVVDVNEREKARARANCLTAVRREAGQSLDVAATCEGLVAALVPRFADFAVVEVVDEVLRGSPPPLSPLGHDVPLRRAAQRGLGGDHVAGDMRRLPRRTPFALAVTDLRPRLSALGPDTPWLAKDPDSARMVEVSGAHSLIVVPLKHHGAVLGLVSLYRFRGVEPYDEDDLSLALTAAAHAALSIENARRFEHSHVIASTVQRRLLPRHNGARIAVETAHVLLPGRNSGCWFDTIGLSGARTALIIGNVEGQGLQTAITMGQLRIAILALASLDLEPDEVLARLNDTADRLAQERRSLPPGDSLHNQALTATCMYAVYDPFARTCTVARAGHPAPVAVAPDGSPIVLDVPEGPPLFSDDSAPFATATFELDEGSVLAFLTGSLLPDARSVARVQDALAYPDRPLQKLCDDIVYSLPADTPPDGAALLLARTGVVPPDRFATWELAHDTTTPAVARTLVRDRLEGWNLDEETIGATELIASELITNAVRYGTPPLHLRLMLDSTLTCEVHDSSPVAPHLRHARTVDEGGRGLFIVSQLATHWGTRYGTHGKALWTEQEIPDPDDSS, from the coding sequence ATGACGGCGGCGCTCCTTGACGCCCTGTTCAACCAGTCCGCGGTGGGACTGCACGTCCTGGACACCGAGCTGCGGGTGGAGCGCGTCAACCCCCTGCCCGACATGGTCGGCGCCGAACAGATCGTGGGACTGCACTTCACCGAGGCGTACCGGCTCGATGATCCGGACGAGGCGGAACGAGTGCTGCGCAAGGTGCTGGAGAGCGGCGTTCCCGTGCTCAACCGGGTCATCCGCGGCCGGCTGATGAGCGCCCCCGGCCCCCATCGCAGCCTGATGGTCACCCTCCACCGCCTGGACGACCCCGAGGGGCGGCCGCTCGGACTGCTGGCAGCGGTCGTCGATGTCAACGAACGGGAGAAGGCGCGGGCCCGGGCGAACTGTCTGACGGCCGTGCGCCGGGAGGCGGGCCAATCCCTCGATGTGGCGGCGACCTGCGAGGGGCTGGTCGCGGCGTTGGTGCCGCGGTTCGCCGACTTCGCCGTGGTCGAGGTGGTGGACGAGGTCCTGCGCGGTTCACCCCCACCGCTCAGTCCGCTGGGGCACGACGTGCCGCTGCGCCGCGCGGCGCAGCGGGGGCTCGGCGGGGACCACGTGGCCGGAGACATGCGGCGGCTGCCCCGCCGTACGCCGTTCGCGCTGGCCGTCACGGATCTGCGCCCCCGGCTGTCCGCGCTCGGCCCGGACACCCCGTGGCTGGCCAAGGATCCGGACAGCGCGCGGATGGTCGAGGTGTCCGGGGCCCACTCCCTGATCGTGGTCCCGCTGAAACATCACGGCGCCGTCCTCGGCCTGGTGAGCCTCTACCGGTTCCGCGGCGTCGAGCCGTACGACGAGGACGACCTCTCCCTCGCGCTGACGGCGGCCGCCCATGCTGCGCTGAGCATCGAGAACGCGCGGCGCTTCGAGCACAGCCATGTGATCGCGTCGACCGTCCAGCGCCGGCTGCTCCCGCGGCACAACGGTGCCCGGATCGCCGTCGAGACCGCGCACGTGCTGCTCCCGGGGCGCAACAGCGGCTGCTGGTTCGACACCATCGGGCTGTCCGGTGCGCGCACCGCGCTGATCATCGGCAACGTCGAGGGGCAGGGGCTGCAGACGGCCATCACCATGGGGCAGTTGCGCATCGCCATCCTTGCGCTGGCCAGTCTCGACCTGGAGCCCGACGAGGTGCTGGCCCGTCTCAACGACACGGCCGACCGGCTGGCCCAGGAACGCAGGTCGCTGCCGCCGGGCGACTCGCTGCACAACCAGGCCCTGACGGCGACCTGCATGTACGCGGTCTACGACCCGTTCGCCCGGACCTGCACCGTGGCACGGGCGGGGCATCCGGCGCCGGTCGCCGTCGCGCCCGACGGCAGCCCGATCGTCCTCGACGTCCCGGAGGGTCCGCCGCTCTTCTCCGACGACAGCGCCCCCTTCGCCACGGCGACGTTCGAGCTCGACGAGGGCAGTGTGCTGGCGTTCCTCACCGGTTCGCTGCTGCCGGACGCCCGGTCCGTGGCCAGGGTGCAGGACGCGCTCGCCTATCCGGACCGCCCGCTGCAGAAGCTGTGCGACGACATCGTCTACAGCCTGCCCGCCGACACCCCTCCCGACGGTGCCGCGCTGCTCCTCGCCAGGACCGGTGTGGTCCCGCCCGACCGGTTCGCGACCTGGGAACTGGCCCACGACACGACCACACCGGCCGTCGCCCGCACGCTGGTCCGGGACCGGCTCGAAGGGTGGAACCTCGACGAGGAGACGATCGGGGCGACCGAACTGATCGCGAGCGAGCTGATCACCAACGCGGTCCGCTACGGAACGCCGCCGCTGCACCTGCGGCTCATGCTGGACAGCACCCTCACCTGCGAGGTCCACGACTCCAGCCCGGTGGCGCCCCACCTGCGCCACGCGCGCACCGTCGACGAGGGCGGCCGCGGCCTGTTCATCGTGTCGCAGCTCGCCACGCACTGGGGCACCCGGTACGGCACCCACGGCAAGGCCCTGTGGACCGAACAGGAGATCCCGGACCCCGACGACAGCTCCTGA